From the Burkholderia mayonis genome, one window contains:
- a CDS encoding lytic polysaccharide monooxygenase gives MKSLFDAPSSRHRAHRAATLGAAATLATSLAAMFAPVDDAAAHGAVGFPIARQYQCRLEGGYWDPADGSGIPNDDCRAAYRTGNNSAYPFTQWNEVSANPVGQGNDLAQLKAAVPDGLLCAGGDTSKAGLDKAPTTIWRKTPLTPRDGHVELMWENTTSHNPARMRVFISKPSYDPARPLRWDDLQQIYDAPAPAPVPANGSGHLPGSIQSFYKLDVTLPAGRTGDAVLYSYWQRIDAGNEGFFNCSDVTIAANESASGFPWIATRAFIEPGVVPQAGQQVRFRVMGTDTRGAEVVDVRQPITPSNVDRSVWAKQIADQVNGRYGNVARIGVRSGNTIYFDATNLRANKIWLQPNYSSALGVAGAK, from the coding sequence ATGAAGTCGCTCTTCGATGCGCCGTCATCTCGCCACCGGGCGCATCGCGCCGCCACGCTCGGCGCCGCCGCTACGCTTGCCACTTCGCTCGCCGCGATGTTCGCGCCCGTCGACGATGCCGCAGCACACGGTGCAGTCGGCTTCCCGATTGCGCGTCAATATCAATGCCGCCTCGAAGGCGGCTACTGGGATCCGGCCGACGGCTCGGGGATCCCGAACGACGATTGCCGCGCGGCCTATCGGACCGGCAACAATTCGGCCTACCCTTTCACGCAATGGAACGAGGTGTCCGCAAATCCGGTCGGCCAGGGCAACGATCTCGCGCAATTGAAGGCGGCCGTGCCGGACGGCCTGCTGTGCGCTGGCGGCGACACGTCGAAGGCGGGCCTCGACAAAGCGCCGACGACGATCTGGCGCAAGACGCCACTGACGCCGCGCGACGGCCACGTCGAGCTCATGTGGGAAAACACGACGTCGCATAATCCGGCGCGCATGCGCGTGTTCATCTCGAAGCCGTCGTACGATCCGGCGCGGCCGCTGCGCTGGGACGATCTGCAGCAGATCTACGACGCGCCGGCTCCCGCACCCGTTCCCGCGAACGGCTCGGGGCATCTGCCCGGCTCGATCCAGTCGTTCTACAAGCTCGACGTGACGCTGCCCGCGGGCCGCACCGGAGACGCCGTGCTGTATAGCTACTGGCAGCGCATCGACGCGGGCAACGAAGGCTTCTTCAACTGCAGCGACGTGACGATCGCCGCGAACGAAAGCGCATCGGGCTTCCCGTGGATCGCGACGCGCGCGTTCATCGAGCCGGGTGTCGTGCCGCAAGCCGGTCAGCAGGTCCGCTTCCGCGTGATGGGCACCGACACGCGCGGCGCGGAAGTCGTCGACGTGCGCCAGCCGATCACACCGTCCAACGTCGATCGCAGCGTGTGGGCGAAGCAGATCGCCGATCAGGTCAACGGCCGCTACGGCAACGTCGCGCGGATCGGCGTGCGCTCAGGCAATACGATCTACTTCGACGCGACGAACCTGCGCGCGAACAAGATCTGGCTGCAGCCGAACTACAGCAGTGCGCTCGGCGTCGCCGGCGCGAAATAA
- a CDS encoding MFS transporter produces the protein MTILTFVVVSVAIVDIDNTLHASYIQLTPIIVTYELSFGLLLITGGRFGDLLDHRRTYRIGTLCFKVSSVFCGLSANAGFLIVDRFLQGLSAAVLFPQIYASIRADFDDTDARKAFGYLGMTLGVVAVTDQILGGLLISINFLDLQWRTIFFINVPIGMVALYFSRQLKNVRPMRKQSLDWIGIALSSIGISIALLPLLMISVWSWNFRSNVLLLTGLFTLYFFAHHENRYATTDTSHSWA, from the coding sequence GTGACGATTTTGACCTTTGTTGTGGTCAGTGTCGCCATTGTCGATATCGATAACACATTGCATGCCAGCTACATCCAGCTCACCCCAATCATCGTAACCTACGAGCTATCGTTCGGGCTTTTGCTTATCACGGGAGGAAGATTCGGCGACCTGTTGGACCATCGCCGCACTTACCGGATCGGCACGCTGTGCTTCAAGGTTTCTTCGGTATTCTGCGGACTTTCCGCCAATGCCGGTTTTCTGATTGTCGACCGTTTTTTGCAAGGCTTGTCTGCCGCAGTACTTTTTCCGCAAATCTACGCAAGCATCCGTGCTGATTTCGACGATACCGACGCACGCAAGGCTTTTGGTTATCTGGGCATGACGCTTGGAGTGGTGGCGGTAACGGACCAGATTCTGGGCGGCCTGCTCATCTCGATCAATTTTCTCGACCTGCAATGGCGCACCATTTTCTTCATCAACGTCCCCATCGGCATGGTAGCGCTGTATTTTTCTCGCCAATTGAAAAACGTCCGGCCGATGCGGAAACAATCCCTGGACTGGATCGGCATTGCGCTGTCGAGCATCGGGATCTCCATCGCATTGCTCCCGTTGCTGATGATTTCCGTGTGGAGTTGGAATTTTCGAAGCAACGTCCTGCTATTGACGGGCCTCTTCACCCTATATTTTTTTGCACACCACGAAAACCGGTACGCGACAACGGACACGTCCCACTCGTGGGCATGA
- a CDS encoding TetR/AcrR family transcriptional regulator: protein MRYKTSQREQGTPKSPRTKPAEVRLDELMAAAEKLFLEQGVEATTINDIVELAQVAKGTFYHYFASKNELLTAMGQRYTAQFLDRLKQAVDACAEDDWLGRLCTWIRTSIEVYVETYRTHDIVYTDHHHHNRSNREKNAILDQLQDILDGGARAGVWQLAQSRVTALLIYTGVHGVTDDAIAAQETDCSEFARDVIAVCLRMVGVADDGQPPKPRRRSRQAAGRENPADNS from the coding sequence ATGAGATACAAGACCAGCCAGCGCGAACAGGGAACGCCGAAATCTCCCCGCACCAAGCCAGCCGAGGTACGTTTAGACGAATTGATGGCCGCTGCGGAAAAGTTGTTCCTGGAGCAAGGCGTCGAGGCCACCACGATCAACGATATCGTCGAACTGGCCCAGGTCGCCAAGGGCACCTTCTATCATTACTTCGCATCCAAGAACGAATTGCTGACTGCCATGGGCCAACGCTACACGGCGCAATTCCTGGACCGCCTGAAACAAGCCGTCGACGCGTGCGCCGAGGACGATTGGTTAGGTCGACTTTGCACCTGGATCCGCACGAGCATCGAGGTCTACGTCGAGACATATCGCACGCACGACATCGTGTACACCGACCATCATCATCACAACCGCAGCAATCGCGAAAAGAACGCCATCCTCGACCAGTTACAGGACATTCTTGACGGCGGCGCGCGGGCAGGCGTATGGCAACTTGCGCAATCGCGCGTCACCGCCCTCCTGATCTACACGGGCGTACACGGCGTCACGGACGACGCGATCGCAGCTCAGGAGACGGATTGCTCCGAATTCGCCCGCGATGTCATCGCGGTCTGCCTGCGCATGGTCGGCGTTGCCGACGACGGGCAGCCGCCCAAGCCGCGCCGCCGGTCGCGCCAGGCAGCCGGCCGTGAAAATCCGGCCGACAATTCCTGA
- a CDS encoding nitroreductase family protein has product MDAIATATPARTAAIADADDPHDLLPGLLSRRSRWPLNEPAPNPRELDTIFDAALCAPDHGNLRPWRFVVVQGAARYAFGDLLVELADARAPDDPPGSHAHRRDKALAAPLIVALGAALNRASKVPEIEQLLAVGAAAMNMLNAIHQLGYGGFWATGVDSYEPAMHDALGFGLDERLVGFLFVGTPTGPASSTRRPDRDAHVREWLGPAR; this is encoded by the coding sequence ATGGATGCCATCGCCACCGCGACGCCCGCCCGCACCGCTGCCATCGCTGACGCCGACGACCCGCACGACTTGCTGCCGGGACTGCTGTCGCGCCGCTCCCGCTGGCCGCTGAACGAGCCCGCGCCGAACCCGCGCGAGCTCGACACAATCTTCGATGCCGCCCTCTGCGCGCCCGATCACGGCAATCTGCGCCCATGGCGCTTCGTCGTCGTTCAGGGCGCGGCGCGCTATGCGTTCGGCGATCTGCTCGTCGAGCTCGCCGATGCGCGCGCGCCCGACGATCCGCCCGGTTCGCACGCGCACCGCCGGGACAAGGCGCTCGCCGCGCCGCTCATCGTCGCGCTCGGCGCTGCGCTGAACCGCGCGTCGAAGGTGCCGGAAATCGAACAGCTGCTCGCCGTCGGCGCAGCCGCGATGAACATGCTGAACGCGATCCATCAGCTCGGCTACGGCGGCTTCTGGGCCACGGGCGTCGATTCGTACGAGCCGGCGATGCACGACGCGCTCGGCTTTGGCCTCGACGAACGGCTCGTCGGCTTTCTGTTCGTCGGCACGCCGACGGGGCCTGCGAGCAGCACGCGACGCCCGGATCGCGACGCGCACGTGCGCGAATGGCTCGGCCCCGCACGCTAA